The Streptomyces sp. NBC_01255 genome window below encodes:
- a CDS encoding luciferase domain-containing protein: protein MNTARHASERLMSWPSLTPGRTHCGAELGLGTATQEIVHFHGEHEADVHLTRAMVAKLRPALLGSSAVRLRAGSGWVTVRLDMGSDIDLLATLVSAALQGNGVPDVAPDGCTRTLPVTGIR, encoded by the coding sequence ATGAACACGGCCAGGCATGCCAGTGAACGTCTGATGAGCTGGCCCTCGCTGACCCCCGGCCGCACCCACTGTGGTGCCGAGCTCGGTCTGGGCACCGCGACACAGGAGATCGTGCACTTCCACGGGGAGCACGAAGCCGACGTCCACCTCACCAGGGCCATGGTCGCGAAGCTGCGCCCCGCCCTGCTCGGGTCGAGTGCGGTCCGTCTGCGCGCCGGATCCGGGTGGGTGACGGTCCGTCTGGACATGGGCTCGGACATCGACCTGCTCGCCACGCTGGTGAGCGCGGCCCTTCAGGGGAACGGCGTTCCCGACGTCGCCCCGGACGGCTGCACCCGCACCCTCCCGGTCACCGGCATCCGCTGA
- a CDS encoding PP2C family protein-serine/threonine phosphatase: MAEQDEALLARVRAMEQAIGEIGTTLDETHTCREAAAFLVRRLGGSVVVDLAAEQGVPPRRAATARMSAGSDRSAPRSESTALPGPGPGPGSAPVHTLTAALAVGDEEPLGTVTVTRIDGVPFTTDEAATVHHAARLAARHIGHARRLAATEDTALHLQRALVAEPGRPHPNLEIAGGYLPAGLRTLVGGDWFETVRLHFGRTLLVVGDVMGHGLDAAVDMNAYRTVLREVAATDLPPHRVLRHLDSVVAEDDGRRPATCLLVRVDPARGAATFASAGHLPPAVFGADGSAELVDLPVGPPLGTGVGGYEPTTRPLTPAETLLLFTDGLVERRGEDIDVSLARLASLRLPPDPGPHQVVDEVLRRLGAHRAEDDVAVLAARVRARPTA; this comes from the coding sequence GTGGCGGAACAGGACGAGGCTCTCCTGGCCAGGGTGCGGGCGATGGAGCAGGCGATCGGCGAGATCGGCACGACGCTCGACGAGACGCACACCTGCCGTGAGGCCGCCGCGTTCCTCGTGCGCCGGCTGGGCGGCTCGGTGGTGGTCGACCTGGCCGCCGAGCAGGGCGTCCCGCCGCGCCGCGCCGCGACGGCACGCATGTCCGCGGGGTCGGACAGATCCGCCCCTCGCTCCGAGAGCACCGCTCTCCCAGGCCCCGGCCCAGGCCCCGGCTCCGCCCCCGTGCACACCCTCACCGCCGCGCTCGCCGTCGGCGACGAGGAACCCCTCGGAACGGTCACCGTGACCCGTATCGACGGCGTCCCCTTCACCACCGACGAGGCCGCCACCGTCCACCACGCCGCGCGGCTCGCCGCCCGGCACATCGGCCACGCGCGCCGCCTCGCCGCCACCGAGGACACCGCCCTCCACCTCCAGCGCGCCCTCGTCGCCGAACCGGGCAGGCCGCACCCCAATCTGGAGATCGCGGGCGGCTATCTCCCCGCCGGGCTCCGCACCCTCGTCGGCGGCGACTGGTTCGAGACGGTACGACTCCACTTCGGCCGCACCCTCCTGGTCGTCGGCGACGTGATGGGGCACGGTCTGGACGCCGCCGTCGACATGAACGCCTACCGCACCGTGCTCCGCGAGGTCGCCGCCACGGACCTGCCGCCGCACCGGGTCCTGCGCCACCTCGACTCCGTGGTCGCCGAGGACGACGGCCGCCGCCCCGCGACCTGCCTGCTCGTCCGCGTCGACCCGGCGCGCGGCGCCGCCACCTTCGCCAGCGCAGGCCACCTGCCGCCCGCCGTGTTCGGCGCGGACGGCTCGGCGGAACTGGTCGACCTCCCGGTGGGCCCACCGCTGGGCACCGGCGTCGGCGGCTACGAGCCCACCACCCGCCCGCTCACGCCCGCCGAGACGCTGCTGCTCTTCACCGACGGCCTCGTCGAGCGCCGGGGCGAGGACATCGACGTGTCGCTGGCCCGCCTCGCCTCACTCCGCCTCCCGCCCGACCCCGGCCCCCACCAGGTCGTCGACGAGGTGCTCCGCCGCCTCGGTGCCCACCGGGCCGAGGACGACGTGGCCGTCCTCGCGGCCCGCGTCCGCGCCCGCCCGACGGCGTGA
- a CDS encoding AAA family ATPase — translation MTTGFFSSVDDVAERLATTGYLASRAVATTVFLADRLGKPLLVEGPAGVGKTELAKAVAEVTGARLVRLQCYEGVDESRALYEWNHAKQLLRITSGRGESWDETRTDIFSEEFLLARPLLTAIRSEEPTVLLIDETDKADVEVEGLLLEVLSDFQVTVPELGTIAAARRPFVVLTSNASRELSEALRRRCLFLHIGFPEEELERRIVTRKVPGLDAALATSVVRVVGALRAMDLRKVPSVSETIDWARTLLALGADRLDEGVVRDSLGVLLKHQDDIVKAAAKLDLEAV, via the coding sequence ATGACGACCGGATTCTTCAGCTCCGTGGACGACGTCGCCGAGCGGCTCGCCACGACCGGCTACCTGGCGTCGCGGGCCGTCGCCACCACCGTCTTCCTCGCCGACCGGCTCGGCAAGCCGCTCCTGGTCGAGGGGCCCGCCGGGGTCGGCAAGACGGAGCTGGCCAAGGCCGTCGCCGAGGTGACGGGCGCCCGGCTCGTCAGGCTCCAGTGCTACGAGGGCGTCGACGAGTCCCGCGCACTGTACGAGTGGAACCACGCCAAGCAGCTGCTGCGGATCACGTCCGGCCGCGGCGAGTCCTGGGACGAGACGCGGACGGACATCTTCTCCGAGGAGTTCCTGCTCGCCCGCCCGCTGCTCACCGCCATCCGGTCCGAGGAGCCGACCGTCCTCCTCATCGACGAGACCGACAAGGCCGACGTCGAGGTCGAGGGCCTGCTCCTGGAGGTGCTCAGCGACTTCCAGGTGACCGTCCCCGAGCTCGGGACGATCGCGGCGGCGCGACGGCCCTTCGTCGTCCTCACCTCGAACGCGAGCCGCGAACTGTCCGAGGCGCTCCGGCGACGCTGTCTCTTCCTGCACATCGGGTTCCCGGAGGAGGAGCTGGAGCGCCGGATCGTGACCCGCAAGGTGCCCGGCCTCGACGCCGCGCTCGCCACGTCCGTCGTCCGGGTCGTGGGGGCGCTGCGGGCCATGGACCTGCGCAAGGTCCCGTCCGTGTCCGAGACGATCGACTGGGCGCGGACCCTGCTGGCGCTCGGCGCGGACCGGCTGGACGAGGGGGTCGTACGGGACAGCCTGGGGGTTCTCCTCAAGCACCAGGACGACATCGTGAAGGCCGCGGCCAAGCTCGACCTGGAAGCGGTGTGA
- a CDS encoding VWA domain-containing protein, whose product MTPAVPGGTSADASGPVERLTGLVGALRDHGFGIGTGETVDAGHALEAVGFTDRERVREALAATLLHGERQRPVFDRVFDLYFPLGGGGRTALDGTAADLAELRERLADALAADDGAALAVLAAEAVGGFGGYGSGPETDGWSSYQTLSRLRPETLLARVRAAERSEEPEFADRLLDDEIRRRIEAFRERVRTEARRRVAERQGRDRVARRAVAGTADGVDFLLAGRAQLDELRRTVRPLARKLATRLAARRRRAARGEIDLRRTLRRSLSTGGVPVRPVLRRRRPGRPELVLLCDVSGSVAGFAQFTMLLVQALHDQFSRVRVFAFVNRVDEVTGLIARGAADPAGLGDRILAEAELTGWHGQSDYGTALGEFADRYAEAVGPRTVLFVLGDARTNRADPNLAALKRVADRARRVHWLNPEQPSLWGTGDSEAPAYAEIVDMRPCRNSRQLGALIGRLLPV is encoded by the coding sequence GTGACCCCGGCGGTCCCGGGCGGGACGTCTGCGGACGCGTCCGGGCCCGTGGAGCGGCTCACCGGTCTGGTGGGGGCGCTGCGCGACCACGGCTTCGGGATCGGGACGGGCGAGACCGTGGACGCGGGGCACGCCCTGGAGGCGGTCGGGTTCACGGACCGCGAGCGGGTGCGGGAGGCGCTGGCGGCGACGCTGCTCCACGGGGAGCGGCAGCGCCCCGTCTTCGACCGGGTCTTCGACCTGTACTTCCCGCTCGGCGGCGGCGGTCGGACGGCCCTCGACGGCACCGCGGCCGACCTCGCCGAGCTGCGGGAGCGGCTCGCAGACGCGCTGGCGGCCGACGACGGGGCCGCCCTCGCCGTGCTCGCGGCGGAGGCGGTGGGCGGTTTCGGGGGTTACGGCTCCGGCCCGGAGACGGACGGCTGGTCCTCGTACCAGACGCTCTCCCGGCTGCGCCCCGAGACCCTCCTCGCGCGGGTGCGGGCTGCGGAGCGGAGCGAGGAGCCCGAGTTCGCCGACCGGCTGCTCGACGACGAGATCCGGCGGCGGATCGAGGCCTTCCGCGAACGGGTCAGGACCGAGGCACGGCGGCGGGTCGCCGAGCGGCAGGGCCGGGACCGGGTCGCTCGGCGGGCGGTCGCGGGGACGGCGGACGGGGTGGACTTCCTGCTCGCCGGGCGGGCGCAGCTGGACGAGCTGCGGCGTACGGTACGGCCGCTGGCACGGAAGCTGGCCACCCGGCTGGCCGCCCGCCGGCGCCGGGCGGCGCGCGGGGAGATCGACCTGCGGCGGACGCTGCGCCGCTCGCTGTCGACCGGGGGCGTCCCTGTGCGGCCGGTGCTGCGACGGCGCCGTCCCGGGCGGCCGGAGCTGGTGCTCCTGTGCGATGTGTCGGGGTCGGTGGCCGGTTTCGCGCAGTTCACGATGCTGCTGGTGCAGGCCCTGCACGACCAGTTCAGCCGGGTGCGGGTCTTCGCCTTCGTCAACCGGGTCGACGAGGTGACGGGGCTGATCGCACGGGGCGCGGCGGACCCGGCGGGGCTCGGCGACCGCATCCTCGCGGAGGCGGAGCTGACCGGCTGGCACGGGCAGAGCGACTACGGGACGGCGCTCGGGGAGTTCGCCGACCGGTACGCGGAGGCCGTCGGCCCGCGCACGGTGCTCTTCGTCCTCGGCGACGCGCGGACCAACCGCGCCGACCCCAACCTCGCGGCGCTGAAACGGGTCGCGGACCGGGCGCGCCGGGTCCACTGGCTCAATCCCGAGCAGCCCTCGCTGTGGGGCACGGGCGACTCGGAGGCCCCGGCGTACGCCGAGATCGTCGACATGCGGCCCTGCCGCAACTCACGCCAGCTCGGAGCGCTGATCGGCCGCCTGCTCCCGGTCTGA
- a CDS encoding nucleosidase, with product MELLGEIVAGRPLYVVAVKEEAQFLDTDLPVLLTGMGKVNAATALATVLGRGPRPSGIVNLGTAGALRPGFMGTHVVGTVLQHDFDGVFLATLTGETYGEPLTLPDGGDVVLATGDSFIADEASRARLAERAALVDMEGYALASVAQLAGVPLRMVKHVSDEAGDGAARTWRESVAECARALADWAAANTPYRS from the coding sequence ATGGAACTCTTGGGAGAGATCGTCGCCGGCCGTCCTCTGTACGTCGTCGCGGTGAAGGAGGAGGCGCAGTTCCTCGACACCGATCTGCCGGTGCTGCTCACCGGCATGGGCAAGGTCAACGCGGCGACCGCCCTCGCGACCGTACTCGGCCGGGGCCCGCGGCCGTCCGGGATCGTGAACCTGGGGACCGCCGGGGCACTGCGCCCTGGTTTCATGGGCACTCATGTCGTCGGCACCGTCCTCCAGCATGACTTCGACGGCGTATTCCTCGCCACGCTGACCGGCGAGACCTATGGCGAGCCGCTGACCCTGCCCGACGGCGGTGACGTGGTGCTGGCCACCGGGGACTCGTTCATCGCGGACGAGGCCTCCCGGGCCCGGCTCGCGGAGCGGGCGGCGCTCGTCGACATGGAGGGGTACGCGCTGGCCTCGGTCGCGCAGCTCGCCGGGGTTCCGCTGCGGATGGTGAAGCACGTCAGCGACGAGGCGGGGGACGGCGCGGCCCGCACCTGGCGCGAGTCGGTCGCCGAGTGCGCGAGGGCGCTGGCCGACTGGGCGGCGGCGAACACTCCGTACCGCTCCTGA
- a CDS encoding alpha/beta hydrolase family protein gives MTRFTRAAAAALLACSLALPGALATAGPSVAAPAALTAPVVAPDTARPALPAPTGPYAIGRTVLPLVDRSRTDPWVPTAAGRELMVTLHYPAARPGDGRPAPYATGEEARLLIEALGIGSAVPGDALARMRTHGRTDARPAPGKHPLVLLSPGFGGSRWTLSHLAEDLASRGYVVASVDHAYESYGISVPGGRTLTCVACTALDEGGVHASVVTSTRAADMRFVLDRLTGPRPVWRHARAIDARRVGMAGHSIGGASAATAMAADPRIDAGLNMDGAFWEDLPAEGLRGRPFLMLGTHDGMHLPGGQDTSWDRVWPTLDGWKRWVTVAGAEHFTFSDYPVIQSRFGLPGPALPADRAVAVTRTYVAAFFDRHLRGLARPVLDGPTPDHPEVHFQHR, from the coding sequence ATGACCCGATTCACCCGCGCGGCCGCGGCCGCGCTTCTCGCCTGTTCCCTCGCCTTACCCGGAGCCCTCGCCACGGCGGGCCCGTCCGTCGCGGCCCCGGCCGCGCTCACCGCCCCGGTCGTCGCCCCCGACACCGCACGGCCCGCGCTGCCCGCGCCCACGGGGCCGTACGCCATCGGCCGCACGGTCCTGCCGCTCGTCGACCGGTCCCGTACCGACCCCTGGGTCCCCACCGCCGCAGGGCGCGAACTGATGGTCACCCTCCACTACCCGGCCGCGCGCCCCGGCGACGGGCGCCCCGCTCCGTACGCCACCGGCGAGGAGGCGCGCCTCCTGATCGAGGCGCTCGGCATCGGCTCCGCCGTCCCGGGCGACGCGCTCGCCCGGATGCGCACCCACGGCCGGACCGACGCCCGCCCCGCCCCGGGCAAGCACCCGCTCGTGCTGCTGTCGCCCGGCTTCGGCGGCTCCCGGTGGACGCTCTCCCACCTCGCGGAGGACCTCGCCTCGCGCGGCTACGTCGTCGCCTCCGTCGACCACGCCTACGAGTCGTACGGCATCTCCGTCCCCGGCGGCCGGACCCTGACCTGCGTCGCGTGCACGGCGCTCGACGAGGGAGGCGTCCACGCGAGCGTGGTGACCTCCACCCGCGCCGCCGACATGCGCTTCGTCCTCGACCGGCTGACCGGCCCCCGCCCCGTCTGGCGCCACGCCCGCGCCATCGACGCGCGCCGCGTCGGCATGGCGGGGCACTCGATCGGCGGGGCGAGCGCGGCCACCGCCATGGCGGCCGACCCGCGCATCGACGCCGGGCTCAACATGGACGGGGCCTTCTGGGAGGACCTGCCGGCGGAGGGCCTGCGCGGCCGTCCGTTCCTGATGCTGGGCACCCACGACGGCATGCACCTGCCCGGCGGGCAGGACACCAGCTGGGACCGGGTGTGGCCCACGCTCGACGGCTGGAAGCGGTGGGTCACCGTGGCCGGGGCGGAGCACTTCACCTTCTCCGACTACCCGGTGATCCAGAGCCGGTTCGGCCTGCCCGGGCCGGCGCTGCCCGCCGACCGGGCCGTCGCCGTCACGCGGACGTACGTGGCCGCCTTCTTCGACCGGCATCTGCGGGGCCTCGCGCGGCCCGTCCTGGACGGTCCGACCCCGGACCACCCGGAGGTCCACTTCCAGCACCGCTGA
- a CDS encoding LLM class flavin-dependent oxidoreductase: MPRPALRLAVELDGDGAHPAAWRRAAHAPGELLTARRLARTATAAENAGFTLVTLDDSILPPASGADPVGRIGAVERAAFVAASTSVLGVAPVIATTYAEPFHVSSQLSSLDHLSAGRAGWVVGVEEDPAAARAWGRPLVEGPAARAREAHDGVRVVGDLWDSWEDDAVIRSVATSRYLDRERLHSIDFTGETYSVKGPSIVPRPPQGRPVVLARQGLVPAGLTDVALVGGPTAAETGAAGEAATAAGVPLAFAEIEVALDTPRETARERIADLERYSPWEERPDRLRYTGSADGLVSLLAELAARVDGVRLLPLVLDEDLSVLSRLVLPALFVRRLATRPLPGTTLRTSLGLPRPVSRFATSTATSTSTSTSTSTSTRTVTSTGTALVREETR; encoded by the coding sequence ATGCCCCGCCCTGCCCTGCGCCTGGCCGTCGAGCTCGACGGCGACGGCGCACATCCGGCCGCGTGGCGCCGTGCCGCGCACGCCCCCGGCGAGCTGCTGACCGCGCGTCGGCTCGCCCGTACCGCGACCGCCGCCGAGAACGCCGGATTCACGCTCGTCACCCTGGACGACTCGATCCTGCCGCCGGCCTCCGGCGCCGACCCGGTGGGCCGGATCGGCGCGGTCGAGCGCGCCGCTTTCGTCGCCGCGTCGACGAGCGTCCTCGGGGTCGCCCCCGTGATCGCCACCACCTACGCCGAACCGTTCCACGTGTCCTCGCAGCTGTCCTCCCTCGACCACCTCTCGGCCGGCCGCGCCGGCTGGGTGGTGGGCGTCGAGGAGGACCCGGCGGCCGCGCGGGCCTGGGGGCGCCCCCTCGTCGAGGGTCCCGCGGCCCGCGCCCGGGAGGCCCACGACGGGGTGCGTGTCGTCGGCGACCTCTGGGACTCGTGGGAGGACGACGCGGTGATCCGGTCCGTGGCCACGAGCCGCTATCTGGACCGCGAGCGGCTCCACTCCATCGACTTCACCGGCGAGACGTACTCCGTGAAGGGCCCGTCCATCGTGCCGCGCCCTCCGCAGGGCCGGCCCGTGGTCCTCGCCCGCCAGGGTCTCGTCCCGGCCGGGCTGACCGACGTGGCGCTGGTCGGCGGGCCGACCGCGGCGGAGACCGGCGCGGCGGGCGAGGCGGCCACGGCCGCCGGTGTGCCGCTGGCGTTCGCCGAGATCGAGGTGGCCCTCGACACCCCGCGCGAGACGGCCCGGGAGCGGATCGCCGATCTGGAGCGGTACTCCCCCTGGGAGGAGCGCCCCGACCGGCTCCGGTACACGGGGTCCGCGGACGGTCTGGTGAGCCTGCTGGCGGAGCTCGCCGCGCGCGTCGACGGGGTGCGGCTGCTGCCGCTGGTCCTCGACGAGGACCTGTCGGTGCTCTCCCGGCTCGTCCTGCCCGCGCTGTTCGTCCGGCGGCTCGCGACACGCCCGCTGCCGGGCACCACCCTCCGTACGTCACTGGGCCTCCCCCGCCCCGTCAGCCGATTCGCGACGAGCACCGCCACCAGCACCAGCACCAGCACCAGCACCAGCACCAGCACCAGAACAGTCACCAGCACCGGCACCGCTCTCGTCCGGGAGGAGACCCGATGA
- a CDS encoding NtaA/DmoA family FMN-dependent monooxygenase (This protein belongs to a clade of FMN-dependent monooxygenases, within a broader family of flavin-dependent oxidoreductases, the luciferase-like monooxygenase (LMM) family, some of whose members use coenzyme F420 rather than FMN.): MTRTDPTDVPRPDARLHFGVFFQGVNHWTIWSDPSSGSQIAPASFLQVARTAERGLFDAFFLGDGQRLRESEGGIHELDVAGRPDSITQLSALAAATDRIGLVSTSNTTYNEPADLARRLAGLDLLSGGRAGWNMVTTHNAWTGENFRRGGFLDHADRYTRAEEFLSVARAVWDGWGKDAVAASADARSWSVPGAVGRVRSRGEHFDVDLAPTLPRSAQGHPVIFQAGDSGEGRDFGARNADVIFSAHGLDFDDALGFAEDLRRRLRAVGRPEDALRILPGTEIIIGATEKEAEEKARWVRLEQVTPAVALGIAGRLWNIDLSGRDADGPLPAEDPVIVEYTGTFGSSRIKDALTTVAEWRAKAEANGWSLRETVIELGPQRGHVGTPAALAEKFARFVRYGAVDGFNVSPYLVPDGLDDIVDLLVPELQERGVYRTAYTGTTLREHLGLAPVE, from the coding sequence ATGACCCGCACCGATCCCACCGACGTCCCCCGCCCTGACGCCCGGCTCCACTTCGGCGTGTTCTTCCAGGGGGTCAACCACTGGACGATCTGGTCGGATCCGTCGAGCGGTTCACAGATCGCTCCTGCCTCGTTCCTCCAGGTGGCGCGGACCGCCGAACGAGGGCTCTTCGACGCCTTCTTCCTCGGGGACGGGCAGCGGCTGCGCGAGTCGGAGGGCGGCATCCACGAGCTCGACGTCGCAGGGCGCCCGGACTCGATCACCCAGCTGTCGGCGCTCGCGGCCGCCACCGACCGCATCGGGCTGGTCTCCACCTCCAACACCACCTACAACGAGCCGGCCGACCTGGCCCGCCGCCTCGCGGGCCTCGACCTGCTCTCCGGCGGCCGGGCAGGCTGGAACATGGTGACCACGCACAACGCCTGGACCGGGGAGAACTTCCGGCGCGGCGGATTCCTCGACCACGCGGACCGCTACACGCGCGCCGAGGAGTTCCTCTCCGTCGCGCGTGCGGTGTGGGACGGCTGGGGGAAGGACGCCGTGGCCGCGTCGGCCGACGCGCGTTCCTGGTCGGTGCCGGGGGCGGTGGGGCGCGTACGGTCGCGCGGGGAGCACTTCGACGTCGATCTCGCGCCGACCCTGCCGCGCAGCGCCCAGGGCCACCCGGTGATCTTCCAGGCCGGGGACTCCGGTGAGGGCCGGGACTTCGGGGCGCGGAACGCGGACGTGATCTTCTCCGCGCACGGTCTGGACTTCGACGACGCGCTGGGCTTCGCCGAGGACCTCCGGCGACGGCTCCGTGCGGTGGGGCGGCCCGAGGACGCCCTGCGGATCCTGCCGGGTACGGAGATCATCATCGGGGCGACGGAGAAGGAGGCGGAGGAGAAGGCCCGCTGGGTCCGCCTCGAACAGGTCACTCCCGCCGTGGCCCTCGGCATCGCGGGCCGGCTGTGGAACATCGACCTGTCCGGGCGGGACGCCGACGGCCCGCTGCCGGCCGAGGATCCGGTGATCGTCGAGTACACGGGAACGTTCGGGTCGAGCAGGATCAAGGACGCCCTGACGACGGTCGCCGAGTGGCGGGCGAAGGCGGAGGCCAACGGCTGGTCGCTGCGGGAGACCGTCATCGAACTCGGTCCGCAGCGCGGGCACGTGGGCACTCCGGCGGCGCTCGCGGAGAAGTTCGCGCGGTTCGTCCGGTACGGGGCGGTCGACGGCTTCAACGTCTCGCCGTACCTGGTGCCGGACGGGCTCGACGACATCGTGGACCTGCTCGTGCCCGAGCTCCAGGAGCGCGGGGTGTACCGGACCGCGTACACGGGGACGACGCTCCGCGAGCATCTGGGACTCGCTCCGGTGGAGTGA
- a CDS encoding alpha/beta fold hydrolase, translated as MPQDNPFTTGSSEDFPGFPDGTVGLTAADTARIAGSGIGNGSAGGLWAADGTVNPDAVRLGQTLATALLGGGTPGTASADALLPAELAAYVEEVRGVAWPAYHRIESATEGVRLSAFSLYQLSPGPHPLVIVPAGWTPFGWPLFLWSYLSLARRGYHVIAYTPRGLGIPGLPSTSEGFVDVAGPHDWADGSAVIDFAVQHFGPSAIGFLGESYGSGISQLVAAHDGRVSAVVALSTWGNLATSLYDNKTRHLAAVKALLSLTGGPVEEKFDEENQRILADFQADRNLHEVVKWGRKRSPESYLPLTNENETPTFFSNTWHESLFPVNQVLTTFEDLRVPKRLNLWIGDHAAPEGPGLIGTEPRKANVPMEEAYAWLDHYLKGERNGVEDWEEVSSQVMFTYVTEPVTDPGTGEPTGEDRIVEPAVRETRAAWSEVTTGVEVFGLTGDGAGGADGLLVPRAGAEPAPPEETGWRRAFVAGVDTEATAMDMPLMKTGQAEWAGNPKIYDTRKIDRRHAVAWTTEPLLAPEGEGQAARRVRGIPRLRLTVRSTSTSAGLVAHLFDVAEDETARIITHEPLNVYGLTPEQDVTVTWNLQAAAYDIPAGHRLMLVVDSMDPLYGGASITWTQTAFGSPEGEPSFLELPLG; from the coding sequence GTGCCCCAGGACAACCCCTTCACCACCGGCTCGTCCGAAGACTTCCCCGGCTTCCCCGACGGCACGGTGGGCCTCACCGCCGCCGACACCGCCCGCATCGCGGGAAGCGGAATCGGAAACGGAAGCGCCGGCGGCCTCTGGGCCGCCGACGGAACGGTGAACCCCGACGCCGTCCGCCTCGGCCAGACCCTCGCCACCGCGCTCCTCGGCGGCGGCACCCCCGGCACGGCGAGCGCCGACGCGCTGCTCCCGGCCGAACTCGCCGCGTACGTCGAGGAGGTCCGCGGCGTGGCCTGGCCCGCGTACCACCGCATCGAGTCCGCCACCGAGGGCGTCCGGCTCTCCGCCTTCAGCCTCTACCAGCTAAGCCCCGGCCCGCATCCGCTCGTCATCGTTCCGGCCGGCTGGACTCCGTTCGGCTGGCCGCTGTTCCTCTGGTCGTACCTCAGCCTCGCCCGCCGCGGCTACCACGTCATCGCCTACACGCCCCGCGGCCTCGGCATCCCCGGACTGCCCTCCACCTCCGAGGGCTTCGTCGACGTCGCCGGACCCCACGACTGGGCCGACGGCTCAGCCGTCATCGACTTCGCCGTCCAGCACTTCGGCCCGAGCGCCATCGGTTTCCTCGGCGAGTCCTACGGCTCCGGCATCAGCCAGCTCGTCGCCGCCCACGACGGCCGCGTCTCCGCCGTCGTCGCCCTCAGCACCTGGGGCAACCTCGCCACCAGCCTCTACGACAACAAGACCCGCCACCTCGCGGCCGTGAAGGCGCTGCTCTCGCTCACCGGCGGACCGGTCGAGGAGAAGTTCGACGAGGAGAACCAGCGGATCCTGGCCGACTTCCAGGCCGACCGGAACCTGCACGAGGTCGTGAAGTGGGGCCGGAAGCGCTCCCCCGAGTCGTACCTGCCCCTCACCAACGAGAACGAGACGCCGACCTTCTTCTCCAACACCTGGCACGAGAGCCTCTTCCCGGTCAACCAGGTCCTGACGACCTTCGAGGACCTGCGGGTGCCCAAGCGGCTCAATCTCTGGATCGGCGACCACGCCGCCCCCGAGGGCCCGGGGCTCATCGGTACGGAGCCCCGCAAGGCCAACGTCCCCATGGAGGAGGCGTACGCCTGGCTCGACCACTACCTCAAGGGCGAGCGCAACGGGGTCGAGGACTGGGAGGAGGTCTCCAGCCAGGTGATGTTCACCTACGTCACGGAACCGGTCACGGACCCCGGTACCGGCGAACCGACCGGCGAGGACCGGATCGTCGAACCCGCCGTCCGCGAGACCCGTGCCGCCTGGAGCGAGGTCACCACCGGCGTCGAGGTGTTCGGGCTCACCGGCGACGGGGCCGGCGGCGCCGACGGCCTGCTCGTCCCGCGCGCCGGCGCGGAGCCGGCCCCGCCGGAGGAGACCGGCTGGCGGCGCGCGTTCGTCGCGGGCGTGGACACCGAAGCGACCGCCATGGACATGCCGCTCATGAAGACCGGCCAGGCGGAGTGGGCCGGCAACCCCAAGATCTACGACACCCGCAAGATCGACCGCCGGCACGCCGTGGCCTGGACGACCGAGCCGCTCCTCGCGCCCGAGGGGGAGGGGCAGGCGGCCCGCCGCGTCCGGGGGATCCCGCGCCTGCGCCTCACGGTCCGCTCCACGTCCACCTCGGCGGGGCTCGTCGCCCATCTCTTCGACGTCGCCGAGGACGAGACGGCCCGGATCATCACCCACGAGCCGCTCAACGTGTACGGCCTGACGCCCGAGCAGGACGTCACCGTGACCTGGAACCTCCAGGCCGCCGCGTACGACATCCCCGCCGGCCACCGGCTGATGCTGGTCGTCGACAGCATGGACCCGCTGTACGGCGGCGCGTCCATCACGTGGACGCAGACCGCCTTCGGCTCCCCTGAGGGCGAGCCGTCCTTCCTGGAACTGCCCCTCGGCTGA